In the genome of Streptomyces aquilus, the window CGGTCATCAACCTGGACCGCGTCTTCGCCTCCCCGCAGGCGTACCGCTGCTGGATCGGCGGCGACAACTACGGCATGGGCCTCAACGCCGGGCACTACATCGGCGAGCAGCTCAAGGGCAAGAAGAACGCCAAGGTCGTCGAACTCGCCGGCCTCGACAACCTCGAACTGACCCAGCAGCGCACCAAGGGCTTCGACGACGCCCTGAAGAACTACCCGAACATCAGGAAGGTCGCCCGCCAGGCGGCCGACTTCACGGTCGAGTCCGGGCAGGCCAAGATGGCCCAACTCCTCCAGGCCCAGTCGAACTTCGACGCCCTCTGGAACCACGACGACGACCAGGGTGTCGGCGCGCTGCGCGCCATCGACCAGGCCGGCCGCGACGACTTCCTGATGGTCGGCGGCGCGGGCGCCAAGTCCGCGATGGACGCCATCAAGGCCGGCAACAGCGTCCTCAAGGCAACCGTCCTGTACCCGCCGACGATGGCCGCCTCCGCGATCGACCTCGCCCGCGCCCTCGGCCAGAGCAAGGGTGTCGGCGGCCTCGCCGAGTTCGAGATCCCGTCCTCGCTGACGCTCTACTCGGCCGTGGTCACCAAGGACAACGTCGACCAGTACCTGCCGACCGGCTTCATCTGACCGGGCCGGGCCGCGGGCCCAGCGCGAGCACAGCGATGAGTCAGTGACGCTCCGACGAGGAGGAAATCCGTATGGAACTCCGTATGGAACAGAGGGACAGCCGGACCGGACCGCCGACGCTCGGCGTGGGCATGGTCGGTTACGCGTTCATGGGCGCCGCCCACTCACAAGGTTGGCGCACCGTTGGGCACGTGTTCGACCTGCCGCTGCGACCGGTCCTGGCCGCGATCGCCGGCCGCGACGCGCACGCCGTGCGGGCGGCGGCCGACCAGCACGGCTGGGCCGCGGCGGAGACCGACTGGCGCGCCCTCATCGCCCGCGACGACGTACAGCTCGTCGACGTCTGCACACCGGGCGACAGCCACGCGGAGATCGCCATCGCGGCACTGGAGGCGGGCAAGCACGTCCTGTGCGAGAAGCCGCTGGCCAACTCGGTCGCCGAGGCGGAGGCCATGGTCGCGGCCGCCGAAGCGGC includes:
- a CDS encoding substrate-binding domain-containing protein, producing MARTPATSRRALLFGTAAVSAGALLTACTSNETKDQEPAADNAPVADDKPGKPVTIGFAGPQADHGWLNAINDNAKSRAKKYSDVTLEITEGSNDTAAQIGQIQTLINKKVDVLVILPADGKALTQVGLQAMRAGIPVINLDRVFASPQAYRCWIGGDNYGMGLNAGHYIGEQLKGKKNAKVVELAGLDNLELTQQRTKGFDDALKNYPNIRKVARQAADFTVESGQAKMAQLLQAQSNFDALWNHDDDQGVGALRAIDQAGRDDFLMVGGAGAKSAMDAIKAGNSVLKATVLYPPTMAASAIDLARALGQSKGVGGLAEFEIPSSLTLYSAVVTKDNVDQYLPTGFI